The genomic region CCAACGTACGATATGCCAATAATTGGGAAATATACGAAGTATGTTAGCAAATTATCTGTGGTAAGCGGGGTGATTTGATAGTCCCTGTACAACCGAATCGAGACTAACGAGTTTCCGATAGCGTACGACACCGCTGTCGCGACTGCTGCCCCCACTATCCCAATCCGAGGGATGAGCCAGATGTTGAGACCAATATTAATCACGGCGTTCACCAGCGTACTGAATAAGAAGAAATCGGATTGACCAAGCATCTTTAGAGTCCCGCCATTAATCCCGAGACTGACGTGGAAAAAGAACCCGAGCGCCAGTATCACTAGTGATACCGACCCGGAGACATATTGGCTTCCAAATATGATGCGGAGAAAGACTTCGGGTTCGATTACTAGTAGAATCATCCCCGGCAACGTCAGAATGACAGTCCACCGGGCGACTATCGCGTATATTTTGGGTATCTCCTGCATTTTGTCGCTTGCTTGCAAGTCCGATATCACTGGCGGGAAAATCACGTTCATAATCATTGGTGCAATAAATATTAGCCTGCCTAATGAATATGCTGCACCGTAGAAACCTACTTGATCAGAGGTAAGGAACGCGCCGATTAGAATCGTGTCCAACGAACTGTTGATGAACGACATGCTATTAGCGAATAGCAGCGGGAGCGAAAACCTCAGTAGGTTCGTGTATTCAACGTCGGACGCGTTAGGGATCCCGAAGACAATATACACGTAGGCTGCACTGAGGAGGGCCATGAATGCATACCCGCCAACGTATGCCCACGCGATGCCAATCGTTCCGAACCCGAGAACGATTGCGCCACCGATGAACATGACCCGTGAGATCGGAAATGAAATATTCTCGATGAGGCTTTTCGATCTCGCGTCTTTCATGCCTTGGGCAACCGAGGCACCGAGCTGACCGAGAACGGCTAATGGTACGCCGACAGCGACTATATTCAGTAGGGGACCCATTTGAGGGTCATTAAAAATATGCTTGGAGATAATATCGGAAGATAAAAACAAGAGTATTGCAACCGCGACGCTCGCGATCCCAGCTAAACGGACCGACGCGGTAACGACTCCAAGCTGATCGGTTTCAGTGTCGTGTCGAGATAAGTATCGAACCACACCGGTTCGAAGCCCTAGCGACCCGAAGATTGTAACCATACTCAGAAGCGATATCACCAAGATAACCTGCCCATAGCGACTTGGATTGAAGAACCGAGCAATCAGGACCTTCTCGCCGAGCCCAGCAAGCCGCATCACGGCAAGTCCAAAGAAAGAAATCACTGCCCCCGTCAGAATATCGCGCAAGGAATCCCCGATAGATTCAGCCGTGTCGTCGGTTTTATTAGTCATAATGGCTGAAAATCACGGAAGCGGTCACTGTTCACTTCGCATAACTAATTTCACCTCAGGCAGCTTAAAAGCTATCAGTACCAATGGAAAAATAAGGATAAACACGTATTTAATTCTATTGATGGGAGAGAGGAAGCCCTGAATCAAACTCCGTCCTAGCAGGCCCGAAACCACCGCGAATAACACCACTGTCAGTGGTGTCTTCTGTATTCGAACGAACGCGATAAACGTGGTTTGTAAAAGAACGCCCCAAGCGAAGAGGCCAACCAGACCAAGCTTACCGGCGGAAAAATACAGCTTGCCGATAAATGTAGGTGGGAGAAATCCACCGTCCCCAGCAAACACCGTATCATACAACTCCTCGCCGAATGATTGGCTGTGTCCGTACCCGGGTAAGACTGAAACAAGTCGATCCAGAAAGAATTCTATCCCAAAGTATCTGTGCGTTCTCGGGAATGCAGTTAAAATGTAATTCACACTCGTTGCCTCCGACAAGAAAATCCGATTTCGAATCTGTCTCGCGCTCGCAATTAGTATATTTTCGAACGCCCCAGGCCGTGGATTCCGGATGAGCGATATTCCAAGAAAGAATGGAATGACGACCAGTGCACTCCCTAACAGTATACGCGTCATCTCGGAGTAACTCCTGAATCGCAAATAGGATATTAGGCAAATAGTCCAGATTCCAAAGTCAAGTACTGGATACCGCCGAGAGGTCAATATCATGAACGTCAAGGTAGTAATGAGTGCGATGATTCCGGCACACCATATGAGCGAGTCCTGCTGTGCGTACCCATAGACCAGCGTGAGGAGAGTAATAAACGGCAAGAAGAGTGTGATACCGACCAACGACCAAGAGTGAGTGGCAGCCCAAGCCCGGAATGAAATAGTAGACAGCAGTGGTGACCCGGAACGTAGATACACGGCTACAATCCATAATATTAGTACGCAGATTAGCGCCAGAACATATTTGTTCACATTACGATTTGTATACATTACCGGTTCTTTGCTTGCATATTTTCGGGTCTCGTTGAATGGTTCAAACTCCAGCAGGTAATTAGGGGCGACTGTCCCGAGTGCGAACGCGAAAATTGCGCCGCCCAGAATGAGAGGATGGCTTTCTACTGGAACCGCATACCATAATGTGACACCGTAGTGGATGAGAATTGTCCCAACGTATATAAAGACGACAAATAATCCATAAAAGATTCCTGTGGGGGAAACGAAGCCAAAGAATCCACTGGAACTCAAGACAATCAGTCCAGAAAGGATGACAAAGAGTATTCCAAGTACTAATTCCAGGGACAGTAGCATCTATTACTTTGGAAGGGACAATGAGTGTAAACGTTGTTGTTTTTGATGCTATGAATCCGAAGCTACTTGCAAATCCTCAAGTAGTGTGGCTGTAGATAGCGTCATATGACTGAGCGGATCGCATTAATAGGACTTGATGGTGCAACTTGGGATTTTCTCCGCGGCTGGCTTGAAGGCGGGGCCCTCCCGAATCTCAAGCGTGTCTACGACAATGGCTTATGTCCGGATAATGGCGCGAACGTGCAAATGAGCACTTACGCTGGCGAGTTCGGGGCGACACGGATTAGCGAGGAGAAACAGGAGGAGATGGAAGAGTGGCTTGTGGATATGGGCTATATGTGATCTTCTACAGAATGATTGGCTCTTTACATGTCGGGATATTTAACCCGAATACATTGTATCGGGCGAACGGCCAGTACACAACTGATGGGAGTGTATTAAATTTGTACCAGCGTTGGGAGGGTTATTTCAAGCAGATTGATATCTGTTCACCAGTTGTTCCGGGACAGAAAACTGGTTCTATTAATGTAAGCTCGGCATTTGATGTTATTCCCCTCCACCAATGGACGAACCCATGGACTTTCCGAACTCTCGAACTGCCACCTCTATTATATGATATCTGGCAGGCATTCAAAAATCATCATCAGAATTGGGATTTTGTGTTAATTCCGACAACGGATATTTTCGGGCAGGCTGTGTATTCAGTAGCCTCCTCGTTCAATATTCCTGTAGTCATTTACCTCCGTGGAAACATAATCAACGAAATTCTCGCTGGACACGAAGGAATCATAAGAGTAGTCGCACTCCTGTGGACCCAGTACTTGGATCGGGCAGTGAATCGTATTGTTCGGGACAGTGCTGTTATTACAGCCGGTGATAAATTGAAACAGGAATATAAAGAGCTAGCAGGATGTATTGAGTCGATCGTTCCCTCGCTCGTCAATCGTGACGACATCGTTACCCCGGACACACGGACCTATCCAGATGGCGAGGACCCAATCAAAGTGCTCTATCTCGGTCGCCTTGTCAAGTACAAACGCGTACAGGATGTTTTGAAGGCGATGGCCGAACTCCGCCCCCACCCACGTGCGTACGAGTTCGAAGTCGTCGGTGACGGTCCCTACCGGGAGGCACTCGAACGGACGGCCAACAATCTCGGTATTGCGGAGGACGTGAGGTTCACGGGATACGTGAGCCATGATAACGTATATGATTCGTATGACCGTGCCGACATCTTCGTACTTCCATCGAGCAGTGAAGGTTCCCCCAAGACCATCCCCGAGGCGCTCGCTCGGGGTTGTCCGGCCGTTGCGAGTGCGGTCGGGAATATCCCATCACTGCTCGCCGGCGAAACCGGCATCACCTACGACGTGGGAGACGTCGACGCACTGGTCGATGCACTGGACCGGTTGGGAACTGACGAGGAGTATTGGAGGACATTGGTCAGACGTGGTGTGGCACGGGCTAGTCAGTTCACAGCTGAAACACAGGTAAAGGCAATCGAACACGTGCTGTCGGACACGTACCCCGAACTGTGCGATTCCTGAGAGCCAACGTGGCCGTTGGACTATGGGTGTCGGGGTGCGCTCGTTCTACGTCTTGTCTATCCTTTTCTAATGTTTCCCTGAGAAGGTCAGCGAGTTTCATGGATAGAACTCACTACGACCTCCTCATTTCTCAAACTCGCTCAACTGGACAGTTTCACTACTGACTCATCGGAGGTCGATTTCATACATCAGCGGTCTTGATACGCCGGTTTCACCCACCAACTTATAAAAGACCTATCCACCGTCTCACGCTCTGTAAGAGATGCGAATAGAGCCCTGTACTTCCAAGCTTCAGCTCTGAGTACCCGACGTGCAGAGCTCCGTTGAGAGAATCTCCAGCAGTCGCTGTCTGTTCGCTTCGAAAGTCAACTGTGCCG from Haloarcula sp. H-GB4 harbors:
- a CDS encoding glycosyltransferase family 4 protein, with amino-acid sequence MIGSLHVGIFNPNTLYRANGQYTTDGSVLNLYQRWEGYFKQIDICSPVVPGQKTGSINVSSAFDVIPLHQWTNPWTFRTLELPPLLYDIWQAFKNHHQNWDFVLIPTTDIFGQAVYSVASSFNIPVVIYLRGNIINEILAGHEGIIRVVALLWTQYLDRAVNRIVRDSAVITAGDKLKQEYKELAGCIESIVPSLVNRDDIVTPDTRTYPDGEDPIKVLYLGRLVKYKRVQDVLKAMAELRPHPRAYEFEVVGDGPYREALERTANNLGIAEDVRFTGYVSHDNVYDSYDRADIFVLPSSSEGSPKTIPEALARGCPAVASAVGNIPSLLAGETGITYDVGDVDALVDALDRLGTDEEYWRTLVRRGVARASQFTAETQVKAIEHVLSDTYPELCDS
- a CDS encoding flippase, producing MTNKTDDTAESIGDSLRDILTGAVISFFGLAVMRLAGLGEKVLIARFFNPSRYGQVILVISLLSMVTIFGSLGLRTGVVRYLSRHDTETDQLGVVTASVRLAGIASVAVAILLFLSSDIISKHIFNDPQMGPLLNIVAVGVPLAVLGQLGASVAQGMKDARSKSLIENISFPISRVMFIGGAIVLGFGTIGIAWAYVGGYAFMALLSAAYVYIVFGIPNASDVEYTNLLRFSLPLLFANSMSFINSSLDTILIGAFLTSDQVGFYGAAYSLGRLIFIAPMIMNVIFPPVISDLQASDKMQEIPKIYAIVARWTVILTLPGMILLVIEPEVFLRIIFGSQYVSGSVSLVILALGFFFHVSLGINGGTLKMLGQSDFFLFSTLVNAVINIGLNIWLIPRIGIVGAAVATAVSYAIGNSLVSIRLYRDYQITPLTTDNLLTYFVYFPIIGISYVGFDSFLGGFELVLSVYLFALLGFLIAYFVFGIPSAEERQIIDEYRSQVFNR